A window of the Harmonia axyridis chromosome 5, icHarAxyr1.1, whole genome shotgun sequence genome harbors these coding sequences:
- the LOC123680782 gene encoding uncharacterized protein LOC123680782, giving the protein MGACNCKVKYKCRKKSNNEQVGSTLDRVISQSSNEDQCLLYKLANYKKGGELIDAYNIGGLIEVEKLIREQFGQLMYQDGKGQIINRSEYLRWKFRDHDQVTLPIEASLSRFDPLGKWADHEACWQMQYRGSLGESLLHVLIICDTKIHTRLARTLIRCFPKLAVDVVEGEEYLGASALHLAIAYSNNELVQDLVEAGANVNQRAIGSFFLPRDQQKPKPAKNTEYEGLAYLGEYPLAWAACCANESVYNLLLDSGANPDLQDNFGNMILHMVVVCDKLDMFGYALRHPKLPASNGIVNNAGLTPLTLACKLGRAEVFREMLELSAKEFWRYSNITCSAYTLNALDTLLPNGSTNWNSALFIILNGTKEEHLDMLDGGIIQRLLEEKWKTFARNQFLKRLLILILHLVLLSLAIYLRPDDPDESLLGWSDEPQVISRYVCEIGTILGVLSYVILQQGDEIRNQGFWTFLKQQSNSPPKIIFLISNLAILACIPLRIYGDKNTEEAILGFAVPGSWFLLMFFAGAVRLTGPFVTMIYSMITGDMLTFGIIYIIVLFGFSQSFYFLYKGFPSVKSTLYETYATTWMALFQITLGNYDYQELSLTTYPGISKTVFALFMVFVPILLLNMLIAMMGNTYAHVIEQSEKEWMKQWAKIVIALERAIPQSDAHHYLQEYSISLGPSEIPGTEQRGVMVIKSKSKTRAKQRKGAVANWKRVGKVTINALKKKGLTGEEMRNLMWGRESINTPIKLKNTKQAVKNNRPANLGAFGEALSSALDVMAFTNDLNIANGTVGSNMQNDIRSSSNQNEQVQIKMWTDNPNLPENTLQPTDNSSTLCFNAGAPMLPNVDQFQGSKSNIEQNERTMLQTIPEINFNTAPLLPNKKNDPLRLLVIYSEDPKCDAEVLKQLAFAAANLSGIDKVSTKREVGVKVLAGIFAGTEEFVRKVEQTVKNTYSILDPSDSDGIGGTKILGQISRNRRAKSANKRLSAKLKEDKQKLMSSSDSSSVDTLNVEDSKASMDLECAEEKVNNTNELSTPREVTLYEEPLSTAISEAGLIQELGEGHPSQSGNTTSIKKKRPKTGVKHNKVSPVDKRALKSASKPLNSDRSESPDPLEPWSTRKIANMNKILAWENEHDSM; this is encoded by the exons ATGGGAGCATGTAACTGCAAAGTAAAATATAAATGCAGGAAAAAAAGCAATAATGAACAAGTAGGATCGACCCTAGATAGAGTAATCAGTCAGTCTTCCAATGAAGATCAGTGTTTGTTATACAAATTAGCTAATTACAAAAAGG GTGGCGAATTAATAGATGCGTATAATATCGGAGGGCTGATAGAAGTTGAGAAATTAATACGAGAACAATTCGGCCAATTGATGTATCAAGATGGAAAGGGTCAAATTATAAATAGATCTGAATATCTAAGGTGGAAATTCAGAGATCACGACCAAGTGACTCTGCCTATTGAAGCATCTTTAAGTAGATTTGATCCTTTGGGTAAATGGGCAGACCATGAAGCTTGCTGGCAAATGCAATATAGGGGATCTCTTGGAGAATCTTTGTTGCATGTTCTAATAATATGCGACACTAAAATTCACACCAGATTGGCTAGAACTCTCATCAGATGTTTTCCTAAGTTAGCTGTTGATGTTGTAGAGGGTGAGGAATATTTAG GTGCTAGTGCGTTGCATCTAGCTATAGCCTATAGCAACAACGAATTGGTGCAAGATTTAGTTGAAGCTGGTGCCAATGTAAACCAAAGAGCTATAG ggaGTTTTTTCCTTCCTAGGGACCAGCAGAAACCTAAGCCTGCCAAAAACACAGAGTATGAAGGTTTAGCATATCTTGGAGAGTATCCCTTAGCATGGGCTGCATGTTGTGCCAATGAAAGTGTATATAATTTACTTTTAGATAGTGGTGCAAACCCAGATTTACAAGACAATTTCGGAAATATGATATTACATATGGTTGTGGTTTGTGACAAGTTG GACATGTTTGGATATGCTTTGCGACATCCAAAGTTACCCGCTAGTAATGGTATTGTGAATAATGCTGGGCTAACTCCATTGACATTAGCTTGTAAGCTAG GTAGAGCAGAAGTTTTCAGGGAAATGTTAGAACTGAGTGCTAAAGAATTTTGGAGGTACAGTAACATTACATGCTCAGCATATACTTTGAATGCTCTAGATACCTTACTTCCGAATGGTTCAACAA ATTGGAATTCAGCGCTATTTATCATTCTAAACGGAACTAAGGAAGAACATTTAGATATGTTAGATGGAGGGATAATTCAAAGATTATTGGAAGAAAAATGGAAAACATTTGCCAGG AACCAATTTTTGAAAAGATTACTTATTTTAATTCTTCATCTTGTGTTATTATCATTAGCTATTTACTTAAGACCTGATGATCCTGACGAGTCTTTGTTAGGATGGAGTGATGAACCTCAAGTTATTTCTAG atatGTGTGTGAGATCGGTACAATCTTAGGGGTTTTAAGCTATGTAATTCTGCAACAAGGTGACGAAATTAGAAATCAAGGTTTTTGGACATTCCTAAAGCAGCAA TCAAATTCACcaccaaaaataatatttttgatatcgAATCTTGCAATTTTGGCTTGCATTCCCTTAAGAATATATGGAGATAAAAATACCGAAGAAGCAATATTGGGTTTTGCAGTACCCGGATCATGGTTTCTACTTATGTTTTTTGCAGG agcagTACGTTTAACAGGTCCATTTGTGACTATGATCTACAGTATGATCACTGGTGATATGTTAACATTTGGAATCATCTACATTATTGTTCTTTTTGGATTTTCGCAgtcattttattttctgtaCAAAGGATTTCCTAGTGTTAAATCGACTCTTTATGAAACATATGCTACAACATGGATGGCTTTATTTCAAATTACCTTAGGAAATTATGAT TATCAAGAGTTATCTCTAACAACCTATCCTGGTATCAGTAAAACAGTATTTGCGTTATTTATGGTATTTGTTCCTATCTTATTATTGAACATGTTGATTGCAATGATGGGAAATACCTATGCCCATGTTATAGAACAAAGTGAGAAAGAATGGATGAAGCAG TGGGCTAAAATTGTAATTGCATTAGAAAGAGCTATTCCACAATCAGATGCTCATCATTATTTACAAGAATACAGTATATCTTTAGGGCCAAGTGAAATACCTGGTACTGAACAGCGTGGTGTGATGGTGATCAAGTCTAAGAGTAAGACAAGAGCCAAACAAAGGAAAGGTGCTGTAGCAAACTGGAAG AGAGTGGGAAAAGTAACTATAAATGCATTAAAGAAGAAGGGACTTACAGGGGAAGAAATGAGAAATCTAATGTGGGGTAGAGAATCGATAAATACAccgataaaattgaaaaa CACTAAACAAGCTGTCAAAAACAATCGTCCTGCTAATCTAGGAGCTTTTGGAGAAGCTTTATCTTCTGCTCTGGATGTGATGGCATTtacaaatgatttgaatataGCTAATGGAACAGTTGGGTCGAATATGCAAAATGATATAAGATCTTCGTCTAATCAAAATGAACAG GTACAGATTAAAATGTGGACAGACAATCCGAATTTACCTGAAAATACCTTACAACCAACAG ATAATTCCAGTACATTGTGTTTCAATGCAGGAGCTCCAATGTTGCCAAATGTGGATCAATTTCAAGGTTCAAAAAGCaacattgaacaaaacgaaAGGACAATGCTTCAGACAATACCAGAAATCAATTTTAATACTGCACCACTTCTTCCAAATAAAAAGAACGATCCTCTAAGACTGCTGGTTATATATTCAGAAGATCCCAAATGTGATGCAGAAGTACTTAAACAACTTGCTTTTGCTGCAGCAAACTTGTCAGGTATCGATAAAGTATCCACTAAGCGAGAAGTAGGTGTTAAAGTATTAGCAGGAATATTTGCTGGAACAGAAGAATTTGTCAGAAAAGTTGAACAAACAGTGAAAAATACGTATTCTATTCTTGATCCTAGTGATAGTGATGGTATAGGAG GAACAAAAATCCTTGGACAGATATCCAGAAATAGGAGAGCAAAATCAGCAAACAAAAGACTTTCTGCAAAATTGAAAGAAGACAAGCAGAAACTGATGAGTAGCTCAGATTCAAGCTCAGTTGATACATTAAATGTAGAAGACAGTAAAGCATCAATGGACTTAGAGTGCGCTGAAGAAAAAGTCAATAATACTAACGAATTGAGCACACCTAGAGAAGTTACCTTGTATGAAGAGCCATT GTCTACAGCAATCTCTGAAGCAGGGCTGATACAAGAATTAGGAGAAGGTCATCCTAGTCAATCAGGAAACACAACATCAATCAAGAAGAAACGGCCAAAAACAGGAGTGAAACATAATAA AGTGTCTCCTGTAGATAAGAGAGCTCTCAAATCGGCTAGTAAACCATTGAACTCCGATAGATCTGAATCGCCAGATCCACTAGAACCATGGAGTACAAGAAAAATCGCCAATATGAACAAAATATTGGCTTGGGAAAATGAACATGATAGCATGTAG